A single region of the Mustela lutreola isolate mMusLut2 chromosome 2, mMusLut2.pri, whole genome shotgun sequence genome encodes:
- the USHBP1 gene encoding harmonin-binding protein USHBP1 isoform X3, producing the protein MSARATRPRSRRGRHAPPGELDPVAESSEEVEAASGSSELGPGPSQESPGPEAEASGQGLGKRTNKEAEGDSSRGPAPSPEEPCKPAEEGQQAEDVAPLDGKTVPPRPEASDVFQTLQHALSSLEAAAAAWRHRPPSCPGPVEAGDRSGVGPRPCLEQEGAGGCQREAARLAERNDWLRLALGSREEELIRVRTSLQAIQAEKEMLQREVQELQDSLLRLEPFPPPSQGQAGASGSGSSSSGVDEEPWGTQDPFPLAHPLLRRVRSDSSTQMLGPLPTRPLTPEIHIMDVRMEQLRGNIEKLKCFNRLLSAVLQGYKGRCEGLSMQLGQREAEATALRMALQYSEHCEEVYGVLLTLREADSGAREGIPKGDLEVAEKEAQRLLAQEDTAMDGETPQDPQPSPEGSSVDRPTPQEVATQLWGYVQRLQARRALVKIPPEPGPTLAPMPTVPHAEAMVQAILGTQPGPALPRLEKMQIQQDLAATRGPPAILGGSRGIDGSQVGKAQGPETLAQELAASLNRALGLREHLHSLREELEQVAQKGRARRAQSAELNSDLCKAHSALVLAFRGAHRKQEEQRRKLEQQMALMEARQAEELEVLEATARALSRPRPPSRPPRLGETFL; encoded by the exons ATGAGTGCTCGGGCCACACGCCCCCGAAGCCGGCGAGGGAGGCACGCTCCGCCT GGGGAGCTCGATCCTGTGGCAGAGAGTTCCGAGGAGGTTGAGGCAGCCAGCGGGAGTTCTGAGCTGGGCCCTGGGCCATCTCAGGAGAGCCcggggccagaggcagaggccagtGGGCAGGGCCTGGGGAAGAG GACCAATAAAGAGGCTGAAGGGGACTCTAGCAGAGGACCCGCCCCATCTCCCGAGGAACCCTGCAAGCCTGCCGAGGAAGGCCAGCAGGCCGAAGATGTAGCCCCACTGGACGGGAAGACTGTCCCCCCCAGGCCTGAAGCCTCTGACGTGTTTCAGACTCTCCAgcatgctctgagctcactggAGGCAGCGGCTGCTGCCTGGCGCCACCGGCCCCCAAGCTGTCCGGGGCCTGTGGAGGCAGGAGACAGAAGCGGGGTGGGACCCAGGCCCTGCTTGgagcaggagggggcagggggttgCCAGAGGGAGGCTGCCCGCCTAGCCGAAAGGAATGACTGGCTGCGATTGGCCTTGGGCAGCCGAGAGGAGGAGCTGATTCGCGTGCGGACCTCCCTGCAGGCCATCCAGGCTGAGAAGGAGATGCTGCAGAGAGAG gtccaGGAGCTGCAGGATTCCCTGCTGAGGCTGGAACCTTTCCCGCCTCCCTCCCAGGGCCAAGCAGGGGCCTCAGGCAGTGGCTCCAGCAGTTCCGGGGTAGATGAGGAGCCCTGGGGGACTCAG GACCCCTTCCCCTTGGCTCACCCCCTGCTCCGGCGTGTCCGGAGCGATTCCAGTACTCAGATGCTTGGACCTCTCCCCACTCGACCTCTTACCCCCGAGATCCACATCATGGATGTGCGGATGGAGCAGCTCCGGGG GAACATTGAGAAGCTCAAATGTTTCAACCGTCTGCTGTCAGCTGTGCTGCAGGGCTACAAGGGCCGGTGTGAAGGCCTGAGCATGCAGCTGGgccagagggaggcagaagcCACAGCCCTGCGTATGGCCTTGCAGTACAG CGAGCACTGCGAGGAGGTGTACGGAGTCCTACTTACTCTCCGGGAGGCTGACTcgggagcaagagagggaattcCTAAGGGGGACCTGGAGGTGGCAGAGAAGGAAGCCCAGAGGCTGCTGGCACAAGAGGACACTGCCATGGATGGAGAGACACCACAGGATCCACAGCCAAG CCCCGAAGGCAGTAGTGTGGATCGGCCCACACCGCAGGAGGTGGCTACCCAGCTCTGGGGCTATGTCCAGCGTCTCCAGGCACGCCGTGCTCTGGTGAAGATTCCCCCAGAGCCTGGCCCGACTTTGGCACCCATGCCCACTGTGCCCCACGCagaagccatggtgcaggccattctggggacccagcctggcccagccctACCCCGCTTGGAGAAGATGCAGATCCAGCAGGACTTGGCAGCTACACGG GGCCCTCCTGCTATCCTTGGTGGCAGCAGGGGCATTGATGGAAGTCAGGTGGGCAAAGCCCAGGGCCCGGAGACTCTGGCCCAGGAACTGGCAGCGTCACTTAACCG GGCCCTGGGCCTGCGGGAGCACCTGCACTCTCTGCGGGAGGAACTGGAACAGGTGGCTCAGAAGGGGCGAGCCAGACGTGCTCAGAGTGCTGAGCTGAACAGTGATTTATGCAAGGCTCACAG tGCCCTTGTCCTGGCCTTCCGAGGTGCCCACCggaagcaggaagagcagcgGAGGAAGCTGGAGCAGCAGATGGCCCTCATGGAGGCTCGACAGGCAGAGGAGCTGGAGGTGTTAGAAGCCACAGCAAGAGCACTGAGCAGGCCCAGACCACCCTCCCGGCCACCCCGGCTGGGAGAGACCTTTCTATAG
- the USHBP1 gene encoding harmonin-binding protein USHBP1 isoform X1: protein MSARATRPRSRRGRHAPPGELDPVAESSEEVEAASGSSELGPGPSQESPGPEAEASGQGLGKRTNKEAEGDSSRGPAPSPEEPCKPAEEGQQAEDVAPLDGKTVPPRPEASDVFQTLQHALSSLEAAAAAWRHRPPSCPGPVEAGDRSGVGPRPCLEQEGAGGCQREAARLAERNDWLRLALGSREEELIRVRTSLQAIQAEKEMLQREVQELQDSLLRLEPFPPPSQGQAGASGSGSSSSGVDEEPWGTQDPFPLAHPLLRRVRSDSSTQMLGPLPTRPLTPEIHIMDVRMEQLRGNIEKLKCFNRLLSAVLQGYKGRCEGLSMQLGQREAEATALRMALQYSEHCEEVYGVLLTLREADSGAREGIPKGDLEVAEKEAQRLLAQEDTAMDGETPQDPQPSPEGSSVDRPTPQEVATQLWGYVQRLQARRALVKIPPEPGPTLAPMPTVPHAEAMVQAILGTQPGPALPRLEKMQIQQDLAATRESLADLMLRLQLVRREKRGLELREAALRAQGPAHVLLLEQLRWEQAQLGAGGASSSGGDSSGGGSSGDEEEVSQGPPAILGGSRGIDGSQVGKAQGPETLAQELAASLNRALGLREHLHSLREELEQVAQKGRARRAQSAELNSDLCKAHSALVLAFRGAHRKQEEQRRKLEQQMALMEARQAEELEVLEATARALSRPRPPSRPPRLGETFL from the exons ATGAGTGCTCGGGCCACACGCCCCCGAAGCCGGCGAGGGAGGCACGCTCCGCCT GGGGAGCTCGATCCTGTGGCAGAGAGTTCCGAGGAGGTTGAGGCAGCCAGCGGGAGTTCTGAGCTGGGCCCTGGGCCATCTCAGGAGAGCCcggggccagaggcagaggccagtGGGCAGGGCCTGGGGAAGAG GACCAATAAAGAGGCTGAAGGGGACTCTAGCAGAGGACCCGCCCCATCTCCCGAGGAACCCTGCAAGCCTGCCGAGGAAGGCCAGCAGGCCGAAGATGTAGCCCCACTGGACGGGAAGACTGTCCCCCCCAGGCCTGAAGCCTCTGACGTGTTTCAGACTCTCCAgcatgctctgagctcactggAGGCAGCGGCTGCTGCCTGGCGCCACCGGCCCCCAAGCTGTCCGGGGCCTGTGGAGGCAGGAGACAGAAGCGGGGTGGGACCCAGGCCCTGCTTGgagcaggagggggcagggggttgCCAGAGGGAGGCTGCCCGCCTAGCCGAAAGGAATGACTGGCTGCGATTGGCCTTGGGCAGCCGAGAGGAGGAGCTGATTCGCGTGCGGACCTCCCTGCAGGCCATCCAGGCTGAGAAGGAGATGCTGCAGAGAGAG gtccaGGAGCTGCAGGATTCCCTGCTGAGGCTGGAACCTTTCCCGCCTCCCTCCCAGGGCCAAGCAGGGGCCTCAGGCAGTGGCTCCAGCAGTTCCGGGGTAGATGAGGAGCCCTGGGGGACTCAG GACCCCTTCCCCTTGGCTCACCCCCTGCTCCGGCGTGTCCGGAGCGATTCCAGTACTCAGATGCTTGGACCTCTCCCCACTCGACCTCTTACCCCCGAGATCCACATCATGGATGTGCGGATGGAGCAGCTCCGGGG GAACATTGAGAAGCTCAAATGTTTCAACCGTCTGCTGTCAGCTGTGCTGCAGGGCTACAAGGGCCGGTGTGAAGGCCTGAGCATGCAGCTGGgccagagggaggcagaagcCACAGCCCTGCGTATGGCCTTGCAGTACAG CGAGCACTGCGAGGAGGTGTACGGAGTCCTACTTACTCTCCGGGAGGCTGACTcgggagcaagagagggaattcCTAAGGGGGACCTGGAGGTGGCAGAGAAGGAAGCCCAGAGGCTGCTGGCACAAGAGGACACTGCCATGGATGGAGAGACACCACAGGATCCACAGCCAAG CCCCGAAGGCAGTAGTGTGGATCGGCCCACACCGCAGGAGGTGGCTACCCAGCTCTGGGGCTATGTCCAGCGTCTCCAGGCACGCCGTGCTCTGGTGAAGATTCCCCCAGAGCCTGGCCCGACTTTGGCACCCATGCCCACTGTGCCCCACGCagaagccatggtgcaggccattctggggacccagcctggcccagccctACCCCGCTTGGAGAAGATGCAGATCCAGCAGGACTTGGCAGCTACACGG GAGAGTCTGGCAGACCTGATGCTGCGGCTTCAGTTGGTGCGGCGGGAGAAGCGGGGTCTGGAGCTGCGGGAGGCTGCCCTCCgagcccagggcccagcccaCGTGCTCCTGCTGGAGCAGCTGCGCTGGGAGCAGGCCCAGCTCGGGGCTGGTGGGGCCAGCAGTAGTGGCGGCGACAGCAGTGGAGGCGGGAGCAGTGGGGACGAAGAGGAGGTGTCCCAG GGCCCTCCTGCTATCCTTGGTGGCAGCAGGGGCATTGATGGAAGTCAGGTGGGCAAAGCCCAGGGCCCGGAGACTCTGGCCCAGGAACTGGCAGCGTCACTTAACCG GGCCCTGGGCCTGCGGGAGCACCTGCACTCTCTGCGGGAGGAACTGGAACAGGTGGCTCAGAAGGGGCGAGCCAGACGTGCTCAGAGTGCTGAGCTGAACAGTGATTTATGCAAGGCTCACAG tGCCCTTGTCCTGGCCTTCCGAGGTGCCCACCggaagcaggaagagcagcgGAGGAAGCTGGAGCAGCAGATGGCCCTCATGGAGGCTCGACAGGCAGAGGAGCTGGAGGTGTTAGAAGCCACAGCAAGAGCACTGAGCAGGCCCAGACCACCCTCCCGGCCACCCCGGCTGGGAGAGACCTTTCTATAG
- the USHBP1 gene encoding harmonin-binding protein USHBP1 isoform X4: MSARATRPRSRRGRHAPPGELDPVAESSEEVEAASGSSELGPGPSQESPGPEAEASGQGLGKRTNKEAEGDSSRGPAPSPEEPCKPAEEGQQAEDVAPLDGKTVPPRPEASDVFQTLQHALSSLEAAAAAWRHRPPSCPGPVEAGDRSGVGPRPCLEQEGAGGCQREAARLAERNDWLRLALGSREEELIRVRTSLQAIQAEKEMLQREVQELQDSLLRLEPFPPPSQGQAGASGSGSSSSGVDEEPWGTQDPFPLAHPLLRRVRSDSSTQMLGPLPTRPLTPEIHIMDVRMEQLRGNIEKLKCFNRLLSAVLQGYKGRCEGLSMQLGQREAEATALRMALQYSEHCEEVYGVLLTLREADSGAREGIPKGDLEVAEKEAQRLLAQEDTAMDGETPQDPQPSPEGSSVDRPTPQEVATQLWGYVQRLQARRALVKIPPEPGPTLAPMPTVPHAEAMVQAILGTQPGPALPRLEKMQIQQDLAATRESLADLMLRLQLVRREKRGLELREAALRAQGPAHVLLLEQLRWEQAQLGAGGASSSGGDSSGGGSSGDEEEVSQPS, encoded by the exons ATGAGTGCTCGGGCCACACGCCCCCGAAGCCGGCGAGGGAGGCACGCTCCGCCT GGGGAGCTCGATCCTGTGGCAGAGAGTTCCGAGGAGGTTGAGGCAGCCAGCGGGAGTTCTGAGCTGGGCCCTGGGCCATCTCAGGAGAGCCcggggccagaggcagaggccagtGGGCAGGGCCTGGGGAAGAG GACCAATAAAGAGGCTGAAGGGGACTCTAGCAGAGGACCCGCCCCATCTCCCGAGGAACCCTGCAAGCCTGCCGAGGAAGGCCAGCAGGCCGAAGATGTAGCCCCACTGGACGGGAAGACTGTCCCCCCCAGGCCTGAAGCCTCTGACGTGTTTCAGACTCTCCAgcatgctctgagctcactggAGGCAGCGGCTGCTGCCTGGCGCCACCGGCCCCCAAGCTGTCCGGGGCCTGTGGAGGCAGGAGACAGAAGCGGGGTGGGACCCAGGCCCTGCTTGgagcaggagggggcagggggttgCCAGAGGGAGGCTGCCCGCCTAGCCGAAAGGAATGACTGGCTGCGATTGGCCTTGGGCAGCCGAGAGGAGGAGCTGATTCGCGTGCGGACCTCCCTGCAGGCCATCCAGGCTGAGAAGGAGATGCTGCAGAGAGAG gtccaGGAGCTGCAGGATTCCCTGCTGAGGCTGGAACCTTTCCCGCCTCCCTCCCAGGGCCAAGCAGGGGCCTCAGGCAGTGGCTCCAGCAGTTCCGGGGTAGATGAGGAGCCCTGGGGGACTCAG GACCCCTTCCCCTTGGCTCACCCCCTGCTCCGGCGTGTCCGGAGCGATTCCAGTACTCAGATGCTTGGACCTCTCCCCACTCGACCTCTTACCCCCGAGATCCACATCATGGATGTGCGGATGGAGCAGCTCCGGGG GAACATTGAGAAGCTCAAATGTTTCAACCGTCTGCTGTCAGCTGTGCTGCAGGGCTACAAGGGCCGGTGTGAAGGCCTGAGCATGCAGCTGGgccagagggaggcagaagcCACAGCCCTGCGTATGGCCTTGCAGTACAG CGAGCACTGCGAGGAGGTGTACGGAGTCCTACTTACTCTCCGGGAGGCTGACTcgggagcaagagagggaattcCTAAGGGGGACCTGGAGGTGGCAGAGAAGGAAGCCCAGAGGCTGCTGGCACAAGAGGACACTGCCATGGATGGAGAGACACCACAGGATCCACAGCCAAG CCCCGAAGGCAGTAGTGTGGATCGGCCCACACCGCAGGAGGTGGCTACCCAGCTCTGGGGCTATGTCCAGCGTCTCCAGGCACGCCGTGCTCTGGTGAAGATTCCCCCAGAGCCTGGCCCGACTTTGGCACCCATGCCCACTGTGCCCCACGCagaagccatggtgcaggccattctggggacccagcctggcccagccctACCCCGCTTGGAGAAGATGCAGATCCAGCAGGACTTGGCAGCTACACGG GAGAGTCTGGCAGACCTGATGCTGCGGCTTCAGTTGGTGCGGCGGGAGAAGCGGGGTCTGGAGCTGCGGGAGGCTGCCCTCCgagcccagggcccagcccaCGTGCTCCTGCTGGAGCAGCTGCGCTGGGAGCAGGCCCAGCTCGGGGCTGGTGGGGCCAGCAGTAGTGGCGGCGACAGCAGTGGAGGCGGGAGCAGTGGGGACGAAGAGGAGGTGTCCCAG CCTTCGTAG
- the USHBP1 gene encoding harmonin-binding protein USHBP1 isoform X2 — translation MSARATRPRSRRGRHAPPGELDPVAESSEEVEAASGSSELGPGPSQESPGPEAEASGQGLGKRTNKEAEGDSSRGPAPSPEEPCKPAEEGQQAEDVAPLDGKTVPPRPEASDVFQTLQHALSSLEAAAAAWRHRPPSCPGPVEAGDRSGVGPRPCLEQEGAGGCQREAARLAERNDWLRLALGSREEELIRVRTSLQAIQAEKEMLQREVQELQDSLLRLEPFPPPSQGQAGASGSGSSSSGVDEEPWGTQDPFPLAHPLLRRVRSDSSTQMLGPLPTRPLTPEIHIMDVRMEQLRGNIEKLKCFNRLLSAVLQGYKGRCEGLSMQLGQREAEATALRMALQYSEHCEEVYGVLLTLREADSGAREGIPKGDLEVAEKEAQRLLAQEDTAMDGETPQDPQPSPEGSSVDRPTPQEVATQLWGYVQRLQARRALVKIPPEPGPTLAPMPTVPHAEAMVQAILGTQPGPALPRLEKMQIQQDLAATRESLADLMLRLQLVRREKRGLELREAALRAQGPAHVLLLEQLRWEQAQLGAGGASSSGGDSSGGGSSGDEEEVSQGPPAILGGSRGIDGSQVGKAQGPETLAQELAASLNRCVSGSWAGRGPGPAGAPALSAGGTGTGGSEGASQTCSEC, via the exons ATGAGTGCTCGGGCCACACGCCCCCGAAGCCGGCGAGGGAGGCACGCTCCGCCT GGGGAGCTCGATCCTGTGGCAGAGAGTTCCGAGGAGGTTGAGGCAGCCAGCGGGAGTTCTGAGCTGGGCCCTGGGCCATCTCAGGAGAGCCcggggccagaggcagaggccagtGGGCAGGGCCTGGGGAAGAG GACCAATAAAGAGGCTGAAGGGGACTCTAGCAGAGGACCCGCCCCATCTCCCGAGGAACCCTGCAAGCCTGCCGAGGAAGGCCAGCAGGCCGAAGATGTAGCCCCACTGGACGGGAAGACTGTCCCCCCCAGGCCTGAAGCCTCTGACGTGTTTCAGACTCTCCAgcatgctctgagctcactggAGGCAGCGGCTGCTGCCTGGCGCCACCGGCCCCCAAGCTGTCCGGGGCCTGTGGAGGCAGGAGACAGAAGCGGGGTGGGACCCAGGCCCTGCTTGgagcaggagggggcagggggttgCCAGAGGGAGGCTGCCCGCCTAGCCGAAAGGAATGACTGGCTGCGATTGGCCTTGGGCAGCCGAGAGGAGGAGCTGATTCGCGTGCGGACCTCCCTGCAGGCCATCCAGGCTGAGAAGGAGATGCTGCAGAGAGAG gtccaGGAGCTGCAGGATTCCCTGCTGAGGCTGGAACCTTTCCCGCCTCCCTCCCAGGGCCAAGCAGGGGCCTCAGGCAGTGGCTCCAGCAGTTCCGGGGTAGATGAGGAGCCCTGGGGGACTCAG GACCCCTTCCCCTTGGCTCACCCCCTGCTCCGGCGTGTCCGGAGCGATTCCAGTACTCAGATGCTTGGACCTCTCCCCACTCGACCTCTTACCCCCGAGATCCACATCATGGATGTGCGGATGGAGCAGCTCCGGGG GAACATTGAGAAGCTCAAATGTTTCAACCGTCTGCTGTCAGCTGTGCTGCAGGGCTACAAGGGCCGGTGTGAAGGCCTGAGCATGCAGCTGGgccagagggaggcagaagcCACAGCCCTGCGTATGGCCTTGCAGTACAG CGAGCACTGCGAGGAGGTGTACGGAGTCCTACTTACTCTCCGGGAGGCTGACTcgggagcaagagagggaattcCTAAGGGGGACCTGGAGGTGGCAGAGAAGGAAGCCCAGAGGCTGCTGGCACAAGAGGACACTGCCATGGATGGAGAGACACCACAGGATCCACAGCCAAG CCCCGAAGGCAGTAGTGTGGATCGGCCCACACCGCAGGAGGTGGCTACCCAGCTCTGGGGCTATGTCCAGCGTCTCCAGGCACGCCGTGCTCTGGTGAAGATTCCCCCAGAGCCTGGCCCGACTTTGGCACCCATGCCCACTGTGCCCCACGCagaagccatggtgcaggccattctggggacccagcctggcccagccctACCCCGCTTGGAGAAGATGCAGATCCAGCAGGACTTGGCAGCTACACGG GAGAGTCTGGCAGACCTGATGCTGCGGCTTCAGTTGGTGCGGCGGGAGAAGCGGGGTCTGGAGCTGCGGGAGGCTGCCCTCCgagcccagggcccagcccaCGTGCTCCTGCTGGAGCAGCTGCGCTGGGAGCAGGCCCAGCTCGGGGCTGGTGGGGCCAGCAGTAGTGGCGGCGACAGCAGTGGAGGCGGGAGCAGTGGGGACGAAGAGGAGGTGTCCCAG GGCCCTCCTGCTATCCTTGGTGGCAGCAGGGGCATTGATGGAAGTCAGGTGGGCAAAGCCCAGGGCCCGGAGACTCTGGCCCAGGAACTGGCAGCGTCACTTAACCGGTGTGTGTCCGGGTCCTGGGCTGGGCGG GGCCCTGGGCCTGCGGGAGCACCTGCACTCTCTGCGGGAGGAACTGGAACAGGTGGCTCAGAAGGGGCGAGCCAGACGTGCTCAGAGTGCTGA
- the NR2F6 gene encoding nuclear receptor subfamily 2 group F member 6, with the protein MAMVTGGWGGPGSGGGGDTNGVDKAGGYPRAAEEDSASPPGAASDAEPGDEERPGLQVDCVVCGDKSSGKHYGVFTCEGCKSFFKRSIRRNLSYTCRSNRDCQIDQHHRNQCQYCRLKKCFRVGMRKEAVQRGRIPHSLPGAVAASSGSPPGSALAAAGGDLFPGQPVSELIAQLLRAEPYPAAAGRFGAGAAGAFGAGGGAAGAVLGIDNVCELAARLLFSTVEWARHAPFFPELPVADQVALLRLSWSELFVLNAAQAALPLHTAPLLAAAGLHAAPMAAERAVAFMDQVRAFQEQVDKLGRLQVDSAEYGCLKAIALFTPDACGLSDPAHVESLQEKAQVALTEYVRAQYPSQPQRFGRLLLRLPALRAVPASLISQLFFMRLVGKTPIETLIRDMLLSGSTFNWPYGSGQ; encoded by the exons ATGGCCATGGTGACCGGCGGCTGGGGCGGCcccggcagcggcggcggcggcgacacGAACGGTGTGGACAAGGCGGGCGGCTACCCGCGCGCGGCCGAGGAAGACTCGGCCTCACCCCCGGGCGCAGCCAGCGACGCTGAGCCCGGCGACGAAGAGCGGCCGGGGCTGCAGGTGGACTGCGTGGTGTGCGGGGACAAGTCGAGCGGCAAGCACTACGGCGTCTTCACCTGCGAGGGTTGCAAGAGCTTCTTCAAGCGGAGCATCCGCCGCAACCTCAGCTACACCTGCCG GTCCAACCGTGACTGCCAGATCGACCAGCATCACCGGAACCAGTGCCAGTACTGCCGCCTGAAAAAGTGCTTCCGGGTGGGCATGAGGAAGGAGG CGGTGCAGCGCGGCCGCATCCCGCACTCGCTGCCCGGCGCTGTGGCCGCCTCCTCCGGCAGCCCCCCGGGCTCGGCGCTGGCGGCCGCGGGCGGAGACCTCTTCCCGGGGCAGCCGGTGTCGGAGCTGATCGCGCAGCTGCTGCGCGCCGAGCCCTACCCCGCGGCAGCCGGGCGCTTCGGCGCGGGCGCGGCGGGCGCGTTCGGCGCAGGGGGCGGCGCGGCGGGCGCGGTGCTGGGCATCGACAACGTGTGCGAGCTGGCGGCGCGGCTGCTCTTCAGCACCGTGGAGTGGGCGCGCCACGCGCCCTTCTTCCCCGAGCTGCCTGTGGCCGACCAGGTGGCGCTGCTGCGCCTCAGCTGGAGCGAGCTCTTCGTGCTGAACGCGGCGCAGGCGGCACTGCCCCTGCACACGGCGCCGCTCCTGGCCGCCGCCGGCCTGCACGCCGCGCCCATGGCCGCCGAGCGTGCCGTGGCCTTCATGGACCAGGTGCGCGCCTTCCAGGAGCAGGTGGACAAGCTGGGCCGCCTGCAGGTCGACTCGGCCGAGTACGGCTGCCTCAAGGCTATCGCGCTCTTCACGCCTG ATGCCTGTGGCCTCTCCGACCCAGCGCACGTGGAAAGCCTGCAGGAGAAGGCGCAGGTGGCCCTCACAGAGTATGTGCGGGCCCAGTACCCGTCCCAGCCCCAGCGCTTCGGGCGTCTGCTGCTGCGGCTCCCGGCCCTGCGCGCTGTCCCCGCCTCCCTCATCTCCCAGCTGTTCTTCATGCGCCTGGTGGGCAAGACGCCCATCGAGACGCTGATCCGAGACATGCTGCTGTCAGGAAGTACCTTCAATTGGCCCTACGGCTCTGGCCAGTGA
- the OCEL1 gene encoding occludin/ELL domain-containing protein 1, translated as MVWSAFSSSKYTTNTSGPVRLDSNLASKADTLPLTLGPAPSPPTPPNLPRPRPALWTRPALWTDPATWVQPLKLTHNTDSGASEAADPNPETRTLGQAARRLTPPCGGHGAPRRTRSSPRGRPSGASLRPMPTRETIKTRGCRGDLQTRPPGPGPPRLVPPGRETSAPRALRERQPGAHRAKPKKIVFEDELPSRAPLSTNKSIEAIPRGHMRRPHLVPDYELKYPQVSSERERSCYAAVFQDQYTEFLELQREVGSALAKLQQLETLLNSLPKPQSQKEAQVAARVWREFEKKQTDRSFLDKQARCHYLKGKLRHLKKQIQKFDEQGDCESSVYF; from the exons ATGGTCTGGAGTGCTT TCAGCAGCTCCAAATACACAACAAATACGTCCGGTCCCGTCCGGTTGGACTCGAACCTGGCTTCAAAAGCGGATACACTTCCCTTAACGCTGGGTCCCGCCCCCTCGCCGCCAACCCCGCCCAATCTCCctaggccccgccccgccctgtgGACCCGCCCCGCCCTGTGGACCGACCCCGCCACTTGGGTCCAGCCTTTGAAGTTAACGCACAACACAGACTCAGGCGCCTCTGAGGCAGCGGATCCAAACCCGGAGACCCGGACGCTGGGACAG GCAGCTCGCCGACTGACCCCCCCATGCGGGGGCCACGGCGCCCCCCGCAGGACCCGCTCGTCGCCCCGGGGACGCCCGAGCGGCGCCTCGCTGAGGCCGATGCCCACCCGGGAGACCATCAAGACCCGCGGCTGCCGGGGGGACCTGCAGACCCGCCCTCCTGGCCCTGGGCCCCCG CGATTGGTGCCTCCAGGCCGGGAAACCAGCGCCCCCCGCGCTCTGCGCGAGCGTCAACCAGGAGCGCACAGGGCAAAGCCCAAGAAGATTGTATTTGAGGATGAGCTGCCCTCCCGGGCCCCCTTGAGCACCAACAAGTCTATTGAAGCCATCCCCAGGGGGCATATGCGAAGGCCTCACCTAGTGCCCGACTATGAGCT TAAGTACCCACAAGTGAGCAGTGAGAGGGAGCGGAGCTGCTATGCTGCTGTGTTCCAGGACCAATACACAGAGTTCTTGGAGCTCCAGCGGGAGGTGGGCTCTGCACTGGCAAAGCTCCAGCAGCTAGAGACCTTGCTGAACTCACTGCCCAAGCCCCAAAGCCAG AAGGAAGCCCAAGTTGCTGCCCGTGTCTGGAGGGAATTTGAGAAGAAGCAGACG GACCGCAGCTTCCTGGACAAGCAGGCTCGCTGCCACTACCTGAAGGGCAAACTGAGGCACCTCAAGAAGCAGATTCAGAAGTTCGATGAGCAAGGAGACTGCGAGAGCTCTGTGTACTTCTGA
- the USE1 gene encoding vesicle transport protein USE1: protein MAPAEGAGYRREMMAASRLELNLVRLLCRCEAMAAEKRDPEEWRLEKYVGALEDMLQALKAQPSKPASEVINEYSRKVDFLKGMLQAEKLTSASEKALANQFLAPGRVPTTARERVPATKTVHLQSRARYTSEMRSELLGTDSAGEPQLDVRKRVGVTGPRPGDEKQSAAELDLVLQRHQNLQEKLAEEMLGLARSLKTNTLAAQSVIKKDNQTLSHSLKMADQNLEKLKTESERLEQHTQKSVNWLLWAMLIVVCFIFISMILFIRIMPKLK from the exons ATGGCGCCAGCGGAAGGGGCAGGATACCGCCGAGAGATGATGGCAGCGTCGAGGCTGGAGCTGAACCTGGTGCGGTTGCTGTGCCGCTGCGAGGCGATGGCAGCGGAGAAGCGGGACCCGGAAGAGTGGCGTCTGGAGAAG TACGTGGGAGCCCTCGAGGACATGCTGCAGGCCCTGAAAGCCCAGCCAAG CAAACCAGCCTCTGAGGTGATCAATGAATATTCCCGCAAGGTAGATTTCCTGAAGGGGATGCTGCAGGCAGAGAAGCTG aCCTCCGCCTCAGAGAAGGCACTCGCCAACCAGTTTCTGGCCCCCGGCCGTGTACCAACCACAGCCAGGGAGCGGGTACCCGCCACAAAGACGGTGCACCTGCAGTCGCGGGCTCGGTACACCAGCGAAATGAGGAGTGAGCTGCTAGGCACG GACTCTGCTGGAG AGCCCCAGCTGGATGTGAGGAAGAGAGT CGGGGTGACAGGGCCCAGACCAGGGGATGAGAAGCAGTCGGCAGCCGAGCTGGACCTTGTCCTGCAGCGACATCAGAACCTCCAGGAGAAGCTGGCAGAAGAGATGCTAGGCCTGGCCCGAAGCCTCAAGACCAACACGCTGGCTGCTCAGAGTGTCATCAAGAAGGACAACCAG ACCCTGTCGCACTCCCTCAAGATGGCCGACCAGAACCTGGAGAAGCTGAAGACCGAGTCGGAGCGGCTGGAGCAGCACACACAGAAGTCCGTCAACTGGCTGCTCTGGGCCATGCTTATTGTCGTCTGCTTCATCTTCATCAGCATGATCCTCTTCATCCGCATCATGCCCAAACTCAAATAA